The sequence AGTTTGCTCCTCTAACTTCCCGACttaagagacagagagagcctGGCATGGGTGGGGTAGAGGTGAGGACCCACGTGAAGACGGAGCATTCGCATCCCAGCTGCTCTGCCGTCAGTTCTCCCTTCCTTCGCATCAAGTGATTCCCAAGTTTGGCAACAATGACACTGGCATTTGGGAGGGAAACAAAAGCCTATTCCCAAGCCAAATGCAAGCATATCTCAGGCTCCTAATCACATGAAACTACCCTGAGCTGGACGCCCTCATTTTGGAGATAATCAAAAGTTGCCTTTagctggcacagccacagccacctgggctCCCATGGCCTTTGCAACACAGGGACCTCCTGTCTATGCCCATCTGTCCTCGAGATTTGGGAGACAAATGGCTTCCCTGCTGCCAAGGGTTGTTCTCCAGCTCCAGCGCAGCATGCCAGGAGCTGAAGAGAGGCctggagggctgggaggaggcagaaagGTCACGGTATTACAGGGTAGAGAGGAAGGGGACAGTGGGCAGACACCCAGGCTCCCCTTGACCCCAACACAGGGCACCATGAGCAAAACACCAGACATTTGCTAAGCACTCCGGTGCTCAGAGTGCGTCACAGGGCTCTCAGCATGAGAGGAGGGAGGCAAGACAGAATAGACCTGGAACACTCTCGTGTCTCTCAGAGCTCTAGCTGTCTGGTTGGGGAGAAAAACCTTGGCCTGAATCTGACATGTGGGGAGAGACTGTGGGTAGAATGAATGGGATACATGTGGGGACATTGGACACACCCGGGTCTCCATCGAAGCTCCATCATCTACCAGCTGTGTgaacttgagcaagttacttaaccttgtGAGCTTCTGCTACCTCACTGGGAAAATAGGGAGAAATTGGTTTGGAGCAGATGATATTTAATTTTGGCAGAGGCATTGAAAGGATTGGGAATAAGACTTATGAAGTGCCTAGTCCAGCGAGTCATCAGTGACAGCTAGTGtccttgttccttttttattttcacaaatgcATTGAGGGGCCCTCCAGCCTCCTGGGCTCCCCTGAGTCTCAGAATCTGTGACATTGAATGTAGTGACATTGAATCTGTGACACTGAAAGTGACATGGACACTGTTTGGCAATGAATCACAGCATTTCCCCCATACCTCGTGTTCTTCTGTAACTCTTGGATATTAAACTTCACATATAATTAAACTTCACATATACCTTGTTCTTTAAGAGGTTATAAATCCTGGAAGGCAAATCTAGTGTCCCAGAATTTTTCATACTCCACCAGGGGGCCACGCCCAGCCCCAGGCACAAAGTGGCCTTCCACATGTGACTCATTCTGCGGTTGATGGATTGTTTGGCCTGAGAGGAGGCTGGTACAGGAGAGGAGTGGGGAACGGGACTGGTGAGTGGATTGGGGCCAGCTGAGGATGCCAAGGGAGGATTTTTGACTTGAATCCATGACTGGAGGCACCAAAGTGGTCTCTGAGCGGCGGAGTGGAGTGACAGGCAGTATGAATAGGTGTTTTATAAAGATCAATCAGACAGTGGTGAGCAGCATTGTCGCGGGGCAGATGGTTCGCCAGcgtgagctgctgtggctctaggcCAGATATGAAGTCATGGGATCTGCAGTGGAATGAGAGGAAGGACGATGCAGGTGCTTTTCTCCACTCACATGGTGCTGCAGGCAGGGGACAGAGAGGTCACACAGAGTGTCCAGGTGGAACAGCAAGGGAGCCAGAGGTCAGTTTGGAGTCTGATACTTTCATCCTATTTGTTTTCCTGAGTTTGAGATAAGAGCCCTTGATGTGTTCAGTGGAAACCCTGCCATAAAGTTATAGGTGGATCTCAACATGTGAAATATGAGGTCTCGTTATTGCAAAGCTAATAAAATGACCAGAGTAGACAGTGCTGTCACCAGGCTGTGAGCTCCAGGAGTCTGGGAGCCAACTGCCCATCACACTATATAAGGATTTgtgctattggagttcccactgtggtgcggtgggttaagaatccaattgcagcagctcaggttgctgcagagaggcaagtgcaatccctggcccggcctgatgtaggtcacagctatagctgtgattcagtacctggcccaggaacttccacacaccacaggtgcagccaaaaaaaaaaaaaaaaatttgtgctgTTTTGAGGCAGTTTGTCATAGGGTTTTACTGTGTCACACGATAGACATTTCACACTGTTTTCCTCATTCCTCCCCAAGCTGGCAGGAAGCTGAGGGGGGTAAGCAGAGGCCCATTCAGGTCCCTGGCTCTGCCCAGAATCCAGGGCCTTGTCTCAAGCCCCCTCCTTTCACCCAGGCCAGGCTCAGCCCCATGGGGCACCACCAGGACCCTGGCCTGGCCAGAGAGAGCCCAGGGCTcaaggaggaggagcagaggaaatgaaccccTGACTGGCTCTACAAAGCAGACATTTGATGCGTGAAGAactgtccccttcctccctccaccagGCCTTTTATGCTGCCTTGGAGGGAGGGGTCCCTCTCAGCCAGCTCCTCCCAACCTCGCTCCCTGGCAGGGGGTCTGGCCCCCTTCTCCCCCCTGCTGCCATCATAAGTAATGGCCACTTGCTCCCAAGCTCCACCCTGGACAGCTCCCATTGTGAAACTATTGCTATACAGCACTGGAATCCGCCTGCTTGCAAATTCCGCCATCCATCTCTGTCCTGCCTCAGAGCCCATGGAATAAACCTGTTCCCTTTTGTAACGGCTGCTTGAGACATTGCCATAAAAAAGACATGATGATATATTAGTGGTCTGATGGCTGCTTTTGTGAAAGGAACTCTAAACTGCCCCCATTCCTACAGTCTGAGACACACTTTAACTCGCCTCTGCTTGGAGCTTTAATGTTCTTAAGACCCTCTCTGCTCTGTAAGCTTTGCAGTGAACTTTGGCCAAAAGCAGCGGATGTGGACAAGAAGAGAACTCAGACCCTGGCACCGGGGGAGTCTTGCAAGTCCCCTCAGGGGACCGGGGCggtgcagggcagggcaggtgtcTGGGGAGAACCTggtctcctctttcttctctgggGCAGTTGAGAGCAGGAGAGGCTGAGAGGGTGAGGGAGCCTGAGTGGCCAGCATCCCCTCTGCATTTGTCTTTGCTCTTTTCGTATCCCGTCCTGCATTGGAAAGGCAAGGCGCTTCATCTCTTGCCTTAGGAACCCTGACCAGAGTGGCCCCAGGACAGCCGTTCTAATGCCATTCATTGCAGTCCCTGGGGAGGGTTTCAAAAACCTCAGTGCCTGGGCCTGCGCTAGCCCAGAAGGCCCAGAAATAGGcaggttttctgttttgcttgcttaagctttttaaaagatcCCCAGGAGATTCTAATTTGCAGTCAGGGCTGGAAACAACTGTTCTAGAACTTGTTAGGCCCTAGATGAAAGAAGTAGCATGAGGCAAAACTGCTTTCTTCCAGAATCTTCTGTTTTTATCTTGTGTAACCCAATTCAGATGTTCTGCTGTTATCCGTTCTCTCTACTGGCAGACAGTTATTTTTGATGGATAGAATCTTAggtaatattattaatatttatcacTAGTCACGgctagttattttttattatttaatttgtgtTGCTTATAAAGTGCCAAATCATGTTTCTAGCGTTTgatacccatttttttctttttctttctttcttttctctttctttcttttttttttttttttttttttttttttttttttttgctttttagggctgcattagcagcatatggaagttcccaggctaggggttgaattagagctacagttgccagcctacaccatagccttagcaatgccagatccttaacccactgatcgaggtggggaattgagcctgtgtcctcctggatactagttgggttcattaccactcagccacgatgggacaTCCTGATACACATTTCTGAGAGCTGAGGGAAATATACATGggagtagtcttttttttttttttttttgtctttttggcatttcttgggccgctcccgcggcatatggaggttcccaggctaggggtctaatcggaggtgtagccaccagcctatgccagggccacagcaacacaggatccaagccacgtctgcaacttataccacagctcacagcaacgccagatcgttaacccactgagcaagggcagggatcgaacccgcaacctcatggttcctagtcggattcgttaaccactgcgccacgacgggaactccaggggagtAGCCTTTATTGAGTTCTGATTGGCTAAATCTGCTAGCAGGAAGGTTGGCCCAAATGTCAACCAGTGAACAGAACCTCAAAACCacagattgaggagttcccattttggctcatgtgggttcagaacctgactagtatccatgaggacacaggtttgatccctcacctcactcagtgggttaaggatctggcaatgccacaagctgtggtataggtcgaagactcagctcagatctggtgttgctgtggctgtggctgtggtgtaaagctggcagctacagcttcgatttgactcctagcctgggaacttccatatgttgcaggtctgaccctaaaaagaaaaaaaagaacaacacagGGTGCCAGGATTACTTTTGTATGTGTATTTAGTCCCTTGATGTCTAGTTTGATGCATTTGCTGGTGAAATACACCCAAATCAAACCATTGATCCCAGATGAAAATATGAGCACCTGTGCATTGTATAATTTATGCAAATTGTCCTTGAGAGAATGAAGTAGAAACACAGTCTTGAGAAACAGGTGAGTGTTCTGAATTCCCAAGTGTGCTGAATTCTAGGGTGTCCAGGGATGTTGTCTCCCACTGAAACCCTGCCTCCCTTATGTGAGGTCACGGGTTGCTGGAACAAGGGACAACACTGTCTTCAACCTCCTCTGGTGACAAAGGGGAGCCCCACCCCTTTCTTTATAAAGTCTCCATGTAGCCTCTTTCCTTCTAGAGCCTGACATGATCTATCGAACTCATTGAAAATAGAACTCACCTGATAGGTGACTATCCCTAAgcttcaagagaaaagaaagattctGTCCTGGAGACACCCAAAGGGGCAGCCTTTTGGCTCCTTTGTGTATCCCCTTAGCAGCCTTGGCCCCTTTGGCCAATGGAAGATCCCTTGGCAGACTCATGTCATGGCATGGGCTCCCCCAACCTCCTTGTCACCCAGCGCCTCCTTCACCCCAAGCCTCTTCTGTTTTCTAGCCTCCGatctctgccccctctccccgccccagtGTTCTCCTAGACTCTCTGCAGCCAGGGCCAGTCTTTGGGGGTGTGCATCAGTGTGCGAAGTGTTCCTTCTCCTGGCTTGTTTCGGATAAATCAGCCCCGAGGACCTGCCTTGGAACAAGAACCTGGGATGTTACCCCTGGCTTATCCCAGCctgagctcctttttttttttttttttttttttttttccttcggccatgctcttggcatgcagaagttcccgggccaggggtcaaacccaagccacagcagcgacaatgccaaatccttaatggctaggccaccagggaactccacgtgctcttttttttcttttttttttgggggggggcacactgtatatggagttcccaggccatcgATCAGGtccgagccatagttgcaacctatgtgGCAGcatcagcaatgctggatcctttaactctctgtgctggaccagggattgaacctgtgtcctggtgctgcaggaaTGCTACGAATCCCTTGCActatagcgggaactcccatgaactcATTCTTATGATGCCAATGCATTGGACTCTGGGTCCTGCCACAGAGCAGCACAAGCATGTAGACACCCCAGGTGACCCTGGACTATGCCTAGGTGTCCCCTGACCCCACACCTGTGTTTTGAGGCAGGTGCCCACGTTCACTCAGTGTGTGAAGTCAGACACAGCCTCCAGCTGGGAGGCAGGAAAGTGAGGGGAAGAGGGTGGTGGGGAGGTCTAGGTtctagtcccagctctgccatgtaCAGTCTGCGTGATCTTGGGGAAAtgcctcttcccttccctgtgaCTCTTCCTTTGTACAATGAAAGGGTTGTATTATGGATCCCAGTGATTCTCAGTCTGGCTCCCGTTAGAATCACCCTGGAGCTTTTAAATCTCCAACTCGCCCACCTGCCCAGAGATTCTTGTCTGGAATGGGCCCAGGtctcagcattttttaaaaagctcctttGGTGATTGTCatgtgcagccagggttgaggAGCACAGGGCCAGAGCAGCTGTAAGGTCCTTTCCATTGGTATAATCATAGTGTCTGACAGAGAGGAACTACCTCGTTAGATAGCTCTTCCCCACAGCTTCACCCATGGGCCCAGATGAGGAGGGCAGGGCACCCAGACTCAGGGAAGACAGAAGTCTCTGGGTCAAATGTGTGGGTATTGGAGCACAAGAGCACGAGCCCAGGCCCAGCTCTCTGGGTTCCTCCCATGAAACATGGGGATAACAACAGGGCTATTTATTGAATTGTTGTATTGACTTAACTCATGCTTGTCAAGTGCTTAAGAtgatgcctggcacaaagtactCCGTGAACTTAGTCATTGCTGTGGAGGACACCTGGATGAGAGGGTTCCCAGAGGAGAGCGTCCAGGTGTATTCTTGGGAcgcaggtgagggagggggggAATGCAGCGGGCTTGAGCCTCTGGACCTCTGTCTGGCAGGGCTTGCCTGGAGGCACGGGACCCGTACTGCGGCTGGGATGGGAAGCAGCAGCGTTGCAGCACGCTTGAGGACAGCTCCAATATGAGCCTCTGGACCCAGAACATCACAGAGTGTCCTGTGAGAACCCTTTCATACCCCCTACCAGCCTCTGACTCCCCATCTGTGTCCCCACATCCCTGGGACCTTGTGCCTTCCCTGCCTCTGTCTTGTGTGACAGGGTCTTGTTCCCGATGTGTGTCTCCAGGTGCGAAATGTGACTCGGGATGGGAGCTTCGGCCCGTGGTCACCATGGCAACCATGTGAGCACTTAGATGGGGACACCTCAGGCTCTTGCCTGTGTCGGGCCCGAGCCTGTGACTCCCCCCGGCCCCGCTGTGGGGGCCGAGACTGCCTGGGCCCAGCCATTCACATTGCCAACTGTTCCAGGTATGTGAAGAGACAGGGCTTGCCGGCGGTAGCCTTGGAATGGAGTGGGGGAGTGGAGGAACCGGGGCATCTCCAGCCAGATGTTTGCACCAAGGGACAGAAAACACTTCAGGGCTGTGCAGGGGACTGGACTGGTGGCTGATGTCTGAGGCAGGGAACACAAGCCCTGGGAGAGTTTCCACTCCAGTGGGAGAGCGGTTTCCACCTTGTGGATGCTCTGTGAACGAAAAGGAAGTCTGCATAGGCATGGGAGTCACGCCTAGACAAATCATAGCCTCAGTAAGCCTCGCCGTCCCAAACAGGAGGGACAACATGGGATGGTGGTGGTGCCCTAACCACGCTGAGCTTCTTTAAATGAGGGTGACAGTGCCCACTCTCAGGGTTGTTGGGAAGGTTAAATGAGaccataatatttatatatatggagTGCTTTTATACTGCCTACTACCTGTGGCCTCCCTAAAgtggttaaaataaataataattctaGACACtcttaaaataactttatatacattggaattccctttgtggcgcagtggttaatgaacccgactaggatccatgaggatgcgggttcaatccctggcctcgctcagtgggttaaggatccaatgttgccatgagctgtggtgtaggttgcagacgtggctcggatcccgaggtgctgtggctgtggtgtcggccaggaactgtggctctgattcaacccctacctgggaacttccatatgctgctggtgcggccctaaaaagacaaagaaaaaaaaaaagaaaattaaaaacccaattttatatatgtttattaatttAACCATCACAACCACCTCATGGAGTAGGAATATAATCACTGTCCTCATAAGAGTATGATGAAGCACAGAAGGTTTTGGTAACTTGCCCAGCCTCAAACAGccagtaagtggtagagccaaCATTTGAAAATTGCAGTTAAAAGAGACAAGAGTGGGTGGTGTCTTGAGGTTTGAGCAAAGCATGTGCAATAGTAGAACTGAGCACATGAGTTTGAGTGCAAGGGTCTGCCAACCAACAAGGCTGAGACAAAGGCTGCAGATGGGAATGGCCTTCTCAAGACTGTGTCCTTTGCCCCTGAGAGTAGAGGCCATGTCCTGTCTCTGTGCTCTAACTCTGAGTACAGCCTGATGTAGGGAAGAAGGCGCTCAATCCATGTTggaagaatgaacaaatgaatgaatgaagagggCCCGGTTTAGGAGATACCTTCTGTCAGTGTCTGGCACTTCCTGACAACAATACAAAATCCATCcatgcagatgtaattagttctGAGAAACTAGGGTCAGAGGGTCATTTGTCTCTGTCCCCTCGGGCCCCACCAGGAACGGGGCGTGGACCCCGTGGTCGTCGTGGGCCCTGTGCAGCACGTCCTGTGGGATTGGATTCCAGGTCCGCCAGCGAAGTTGCAGCAACCCTGCTCCGCGCCACGGGGGCCGCATCTGCGTGGGCAAGAGCCGGGAGGAGCGGTGAGCTAGGGTGTGGATGGAGGTTTCTGAGACAAGCCAGCCCCGAAGTCCCAGACTTTCCAGATGCCCGAAAAGGTGGCCTGGATTCTCCGGGTGATCTGGTGGTCTCTCGTTCTTCCCGGTCTCGCAGTCCCAGTGAGCTCTTGTGAGGGAAGCGGGTGCCCGCTCCCTGGAGTGATGAcacctccccctcttcccctcagATTCTGTAACGAGAACACGCCTTGCCCAGTGCCCATCTTCTGGGCATCTTGGGGCTCCTGGAGCAAGTGCAGCAGCAACTGTGGTGGCGGCGTGCAGTCGCGGAGTCGGGCCTGTGAGAATGGCAACTCCTGCCCAGGCTGCGGAATGGTGAGGGCGGGGCGGGGTTGAGGTGGGCGCTGGATGCTTGGACCTCGAGCCaaagggtggggaggtggggccaGAGCGCAGGGCAGGCCTGGGCTTGGAGGCTCTAAAACAACACTGGCTCCCATCCCAAAGGAGTTCAAGACATGCAACCCCGAGGGCTGCCCCGAAGTCCGGCGCAACACACCGTGGACGCCTTGGCTGCCCGTGAACGTGACCCAGGGAGGGGCGCGGCAGGAGCAGCGCTTCCGCTTCACATGTCGCGCGCCCCTGCCTGATCCCCACGGCCTGCAGTTTGGCAGGAGGAGAGTGGAGACCCGAACCTGCCCTGCAGACGGCTCCGGAGCCTGTGACACTGATGGTACAGCCCTGTGCCTCCCTACTCTCCACCCTCCTTCCCAGGCTCTGAGTGATGGCGCGGGGTGGAGGCCGGGGGTGAGAGCAGATGGAGGAGGGGGCGGAGAAGGGACGCGCGGTTTGGAAGAAGGCTGGAGGCCTTTGGGCTGCCATGGGGGCCGCTGGGCGCCCTCTGTGGCTGAGACCAGCCCTCTCCATCCCCCCAGCCCTGGTGGAGGATCTCCTGCGTAGCGGGGGCACCTCCTCGCACACAGTTAGCGGGGGCTGGGCCGCCTGGGGCCCGTGGTCATCCTGCTCCCGGGACTGCGAGCTGGGCTTCCGCGTCCGCAAGAGAACATGCACGAACCCGGAGCCCCGCAATGGGGGTCTGCCCTGCGTGGGGGACGCTGCAGAGTACCAGGACTGCAACCCCCAGGCTTGTCCAGGTAACCCTCCGCTAAGGAATTTTGGCCACGGGAACCCTCCTCGCCCCGGGAACCCCGATCTGGGAGATTCCCAGGTCTACGCAGGAGGCTACAACTCATGCCTGAAAACCTTTCCTCCCAGCCGACTATCTACAAGGCAAGGCGGGCCCCACAGAGTAACTTTTTGCCCTGAACATGGACACAgcaactccccacccccaccccccaccacaccaGGGCGTTTCCTCACCCTCTGGGTTGCTTGATTTGAGGCAGTGTTGGTTTGTGGGGtttggtattttttttgtctttttgccttttcttgggccgctcccgtgccgtatggaggttcccaggctaggggtcgaattggagctgtagccacaggcctaagccagagccacagcaacgcgggatcccagcctcctctacaacctacagcacagctcatggcaacgccagatccttaacccactgagagaggccagggatcgaacccacaacctcatggttcctagtcagattcgtcaaccactgcaccacgatgggaattccgagGCAGTGTTGGGTTTTGATGTCTCTTCTGCAGCCTGCATTTCCCCGGCTTctgctgaggggagggggcatTCTCTAACAGTGGGGTgtaggggtgaggtggggtgaTGCTGAGGGCAGCGTGGCCCAGGGCAGAGTGGCCGTAGCCTGGGATGGAGCAGAAGACTGTCTTGGCCCCTGCCTGCATCTGCAGTCTCTCTTCCCACACCCCATCCCTTTGCAGTACGGGGCGCCTGGTCCTGCTGGACCTCATGGTCCCCATGCTCAGCCTCATGCGGTGGCGGCCACTATCAACGCACCCGTTCCTGCACCAGCCCCGCACCCTCCCCAGGTGAGGACATCTGTCTCGGGCTGCACACGGAGGAGGCACTGTGTGCCACACAGGCCTGCCCAGGTATGAGGGCATCTGGCAAAGGCTGGGGAGCCCCTAGGAACCTGCCCATCCCCACTAGGGGGTCCCAGGTGGTTAACCTCTCCCCAACCCACAACCCACAGAAGGCTGGTCGCCGTGGTCCGAGTGGAGTGCATGCACCGAGGATGGAGTCCAGAGCCGCAGCCGGCACTGTGAGGAGCTGGTCCCCGGGCCCAGCACCTGTGCTGGAAACAGCAGTCAGAGCCGCCCCTGCCCCTACAGTGAGATTCCCGGTAAGTCTTCGAGCCAGCACCGTCACACCAACCCTTTCCACCCTGAACCCCCAACTTCCCTCCTCTTCTAAAGGATCCTGGCAATGCAAGATGAGACACCAGGGTGGGAGGTGTGCACTCATCATCTAGTGACTGGGCCAGCCTTTGTTGGAGGTGGGGTCTGGGTGGAGACAAAGGGGAATGAAGGTCCCCAGGCCCAGTCCCACAGGTCTCTGCTGCCCCAAACGTCCTCCCAGAGGCACCCagagcccggggtggggggagggacccATCTCATCTCCTCCTTGCCACTAATACCCACTCTGCTTGTCTTCCTGCAGTGATCCTACCTGCCTCCAGTGTGGACGAGGCCACTGGCTGTGGAGGTAAAAGGAATCTGCCCCACTTCAAGATGCTGCccttctgtccccacccccattgtcctccctcctcctcccctccacctccacctccaggaGGAGACCCACCTACTCTGAAATCTGGAGTTTCTCTGCTTCTCACTCCCCAGACACATAAACCTTTTTGGGGTCCCACACTGCTTTGGACGGTGTGTAGGGAAGTCTGGGGAGTTCCAAGCAGGGCCCCCAACTAGGAGGTGGTCGTCAAGAAGAGTCACCCTACTCCACACCCctggcttcctcctctgctccaagccacagctggtcCTGTGAGACAGGCCCCTGGTGACAGgccaccccacctccctgtccCTGAGGGCTCTGGCCTTAAGGTCCTTTCCTTTATGTCTCAGTCTCCTCCTGGGAGGCCCTTTCCTTACtgctcacttctctctctctcagggttCAGTCTCATCCATCTGGTGGCCACAGGCATCTCCTGCTTCCTTGGCTCTGGGCTGCTGACCTTGGCAGTGTACCTGTCCTGCCAGCATTGCCAGCACCAGTCCCAGGAGTCCACGCTTGTCCATCCTGCCACCCCCAACCACCTGCACTACAAGGGTGGGGGCACCCCCAAGAATGAGAAGTACACACCCATGGAATTCAAGGTGGGCGCTCTCAAGTAGAAACAGAGGGCAGGGTGAAGGGTGCAGCTGTCCCTAGTCCTAAGCTGGGCGTAACTGGGCTGGACACTCGGGAGGGAACAGGGGTGCTGTGAATGGAACACGGTGTCAGCAGACAGAATGTTCTCTCCTTGATGGGCTTCTGATCTCCTTGACCTGACGTGTGCCCTTTCCCCATCTCTCCCTTCAcccttttctctctggcttcttCCTTCTTCCGCAGACTCTGAACAAGAATAACTTGATTCCTGATGACAGAGCCAACTTCTACCCATTGCAGCAGACCAACGTGTACACGACCACCTACTACCCAAGTCCCCTGAACAAACACAGCTTCCGGCCCGAGGCCTCCCCTGGACAACGGTGCTTCCCCAACAGCTGATACCACTGTCCCGGGGACTTGGGCTCCTGCCTTCTGAAGGCACAGAGCACGTGGAGATGGGACGATGGAGCCAGTTTGGTTTTCTCCCTCTGCACGAGGCTGAGAACTTGCTGCCTTGCCTTGTGGGGGTCCCATCTGGCTTCCGAGAGCTCTGGCTGGCAGGGACCCTGGGGGAGAGGTCTGGCTTTGGGCAGGCACATGGCTGCCGTTCCAGCTCAGCCCAGGTCTCTCATGGCCTCCTTGCACCCCACCTTCACGCTGATCTCCCCTGCCACGTCCAGGCTGTGGACCTACTAGGCATGTGAGGGAATTGGAGAGTGGAGATGGCAGGAGGGCAGGCTCTTAGGTTTGGGTCGGAAATGATGGCCCCTGTGGCCATCGTAGGCTGAGGCTGCTCCTCTCTGGCTGGCCCCAGGAAGGGCCTGGGCCACATCCTGGTTGTATCTAAAAGAAACTAATCAAATGGCCCCAGAAGCTCTGGCTTCTCTGCCCAGGGCTGGGTCATTGTGGTGCTGCCCCAGTGTGACATGGGGACCAAGGCCCGGTGGTCCACCTTTGCCTAGCAGTCTGTACTTTGCCCGGAGACATGCCTCTGGGCAGAGGCAGTGAGGACTGGGGACTGGAACTGATCTTTGCTGAGAAGTCCTTTACTCTGGGCTGCGTTCCCCAGCCTTGCCCTCAGAATGCAGGGAAGGTGGCCCAGGAGAAAGGGAGATGGGAATCCAGCCTCCGTGCTGCTCTGGAGACGACCTTCCAGGTGCTGCTCCACAGAGCTGAGACCTGCCTGGGAGTCTCTGCTGGCCCCTCATTTGTTCAGgaacacacacacgtacacacccAATCACAATCTgctgcagccacaaaaaggaTGTTGGGCTGTGGTGTTATTAATTAAAGATGATGTCGAGTCTCCAAATGTAACATTGTCttcctgggtgtgtgtgggggttgTAGTCAATTAGAGCAATGCCCTGGGGTGACAGATGGTCTTGTCGGGGTGGAAGAGATGACCCACATAGAGAGTTTGACTTTAATAGAGGGTAGTTTTCCATGTGCGAATGtgtctaaacacacacacacacacacacacacacacacacacacacacacattgcccTAAACCCTT is a genomic window of Sus scrofa isolate TJ Tabasco breed Duroc chromosome 13, Sscrofa11.1, whole genome shotgun sequence containing:
- the SEMA5B gene encoding semaphorin-5B isoform X2, with product MVFLGPLAVTLLPPSLTLLVVHLAGSQDVALEPSSEQQLCSLREHPIVAFADLKPWVSNFTYPGARDFSQLALDPSRNQLIVGARNYLFRLSLANVSLLQATEWASNEDTRRSCQSKGKTEEECQNYVRVLIVTGRKVFMCGTNAFSPVCSSRQVGNLSRTVEKINGVARCPYDPRHNSTAVISSQGELYAATVIDFSGRDPAIYRSLGSGPPLRTAQYNSKWLNEPNFVAAFDIGLFAYFFLRENAVEHDCGRTVYSRVARVCKNDVGGRFLLEDTWTTFMKARLNCSRPGEVPFYYNELQSAFHLPEQDLIYGVFTTNVNSIAASAVCAFNLSAISQAFNGPFRYQENPRAAWLPIANPIPNFQCGTLPEVGPNENLTERSLQDAQRLFLMSEAVQPVTPEPCVTQDSVRFSHLVVDLVQAKDTLYHVLYIGTESGTILKALSTTSRSLRGCYLEELHVLPPGRREPLRSLRILHSARALFVGLSDGVLRVPLERCAAYRSQGACLEARDPYCGWDGKQQRCSTLEDSSNMSLWTQNITECPVRNVTRDGSFGPWSPWQPCEHLDGDTSGSCLCRARACDSPRPRCGGRDCLGPAIHIANCSRNGAWTPWSSWALCSTSCGIGFQVRQRSCSNPAPRHGGRICVGKSREERFCNENTPCPVPIFWASWGSWSKCSSNCGGGVQSRSRACENGNSCPGCGMEFKTCNPEGCPEVRRNTPWTPWLPVNVTQGGARQEQRFRFTCRAPLPDPHGLQFGRRRVETRTCPADGSGACDTDALVEDLLRSGGTSSHTVSGGWAAWGPWSSCSRDCELGFRVRKRTCTNPEPRNGGLPCVGDAAEYQDCNPQACPVRGAWSCWTSWSPCSASCGGGHYQRTRSCTSPAPSPGEDICLGLHTEEALCATQACPEGWSPWSEWSACTEDGVQSRSRHCEELVPGPSTCAGNSSQSRPCPYSEIPVILPASSVDEATGCGGFSLIHLVATGISCFLGSGLLTLAVYLSCQHCQHQSQESTLVHPATPNHLHYKGGGTPKNEKYTPMEFKTLNKNNLIPDDRANFYPLQQTNVYTTTYYPSPLNKHSFRPEASPGQRCFPNS
- the SEMA5B gene encoding semaphorin-5B isoform X1, coding for MRCDSPWMPAQGSSPSRPPGARTAVGTTMVFLGPLAVTLLPPSLTLLVVHLAGSQDVALEPSSEQQLCSLREHPIVAFADLKPWVSNFTYPGARDFSQLALDPSRNQLIVGARNYLFRLSLANVSLLQATEWASNEDTRRSCQSKGKTEEECQNYVRVLIVTGRKVFMCGTNAFSPVCSSRQVGNLSRTVEKINGVARCPYDPRHNSTAVISSQGELYAATVIDFSGRDPAIYRSLGSGPPLRTAQYNSKWLNEPNFVAAFDIGLFAYFFLRENAVEHDCGRTVYSRVARVCKNDVGGRFLLEDTWTTFMKARLNCSRPGEVPFYYNELQSAFHLPEQDLIYGVFTTNVNSIAASAVCAFNLSAISQAFNGPFRYQENPRAAWLPIANPIPNFQCGTLPEVGPNENLTERSLQDAQRLFLMSEAVQPVTPEPCVTQDSVRFSHLVVDLVQAKDTLYHVLYIGTESGTILKALSTTSRSLRGCYLEELHVLPPGRREPLRSLRILHSARALFVGLSDGVLRVPLERCAAYRSQGACLEARDPYCGWDGKQQRCSTLEDSSNMSLWTQNITECPVRNVTRDGSFGPWSPWQPCEHLDGDTSGSCLCRARACDSPRPRCGGRDCLGPAIHIANCSRNGAWTPWSSWALCSTSCGIGFQVRQRSCSNPAPRHGGRICVGKSREERFCNENTPCPVPIFWASWGSWSKCSSNCGGGVQSRSRACENGNSCPGCGMEFKTCNPEGCPEVRRNTPWTPWLPVNVTQGGARQEQRFRFTCRAPLPDPHGLQFGRRRVETRTCPADGSGACDTDALVEDLLRSGGTSSHTVSGGWAAWGPWSSCSRDCELGFRVRKRTCTNPEPRNGGLPCVGDAAEYQDCNPQACPVRGAWSCWTSWSPCSASCGGGHYQRTRSCTSPAPSPGEDICLGLHTEEALCATQACPEGWSPWSEWSACTEDGVQSRSRHCEELVPGPSTCAGNSSQSRPCPYSEIPVILPASSVDEATGCGGFSLIHLVATGISCFLGSGLLTLAVYLSCQHCQHQSQESTLVHPATPNHLHYKGGGTPKNEKYTPMEFKTLNKNNLIPDDRANFYPLQQTNVYTTTYYPSPLNKHSFRPEASPGQRCFPNS